The Streptomyces sp. SS1-1 genome has a segment encoding these proteins:
- a CDS encoding nickel-dependent hydrogenase large subunit, giving the protein MTTTEARATERKPPQIVDMSWDPITRIIGNLGIYTKIDFANREVVECHSTSSLFRGYSVFMKGKDPRDAGFITSRICGICGDNHTTCSDYAQQMAYGVKPPMLAEHIVNLGEAAEYMFDHTIFQDNLVFVDFCEAMVKATNPGVLARAERTAAPRGDIHGYRTIADIMRAFNPFEGEIYKEALKVSRVTREMFCLMEGRHVHPSTLYPGGVGTMPQPTAFTDYLSRLMRIIDFIKKAVALNDDVFDFFYEALPGYEEVGRRRVLLGCWGAFQDPKVVDYRYETMNTWGKAMYVTPGIVVDGELVTNNLVDINLGLRIMLGSSFYEDWVNEDPFVTRDPLGNPVDMRHPWNQTTVPVPQKRDFDGNYSWVMSPRWLDPRTGDHLALDTGGGPLARLWSTALSGIVDTPYVKATGDSVRISLPKGESLPETTLEWRIPKWSNTIERDRARPYFVAYAAAMSLQFLEEAMGLVRSGDTKVFENYEVPDEAIGCGFHEAVRGVLSHHLVIKDKKIANYHPYPPTPWNASPRDMYGTPGPYEDAVQGQPIFEENGPDDFKGVDIMRTVRSFDPCLPCGVHMYVGKGKTLTTMHSPTYGASHG; this is encoded by the coding sequence ATGACGACCACCGAGGCCCGCGCGACGGAGCGCAAGCCGCCACAGATCGTGGACATGTCCTGGGACCCGATCACCCGCATCATCGGGAACCTGGGCATCTACACGAAGATCGACTTCGCCAACCGGGAAGTCGTCGAATGCCACAGCACCTCGTCGCTGTTCCGCGGCTACTCGGTGTTCATGAAGGGCAAGGACCCCCGGGACGCCGGCTTCATCACCTCCCGCATCTGCGGGATCTGCGGCGACAACCACACCACCTGCTCCGACTACGCCCAGCAGATGGCCTACGGCGTCAAACCGCCGATGCTCGCCGAGCACATCGTCAACCTCGGCGAAGCGGCCGAGTACATGTTCGACCACACGATCTTCCAGGACAACCTGGTCTTCGTGGACTTCTGCGAGGCCATGGTCAAGGCCACCAACCCCGGGGTCCTGGCCCGCGCCGAACGCACCGCGGCGCCCCGCGGCGACATCCACGGCTACCGGACGATCGCCGACATCATGCGGGCCTTCAACCCCTTCGAGGGCGAGATCTACAAGGAGGCCCTGAAGGTCAGCCGGGTCACCCGCGAGATGTTCTGCCTGATGGAGGGCCGGCACGTCCACCCCTCCACGCTGTACCCGGGCGGCGTCGGCACGATGCCGCAGCCCACCGCGTTCACCGACTACCTCAGCCGGCTCATGCGGATCATCGACTTCATCAAGAAGGCCGTCGCCCTCAACGACGACGTCTTCGACTTCTTCTACGAGGCGCTGCCCGGCTACGAGGAGGTCGGCCGCCGCCGCGTCCTGCTCGGCTGCTGGGGCGCCTTCCAGGACCCCAAGGTCGTCGACTACCGCTACGAGACGATGAACACGTGGGGCAAGGCCATGTACGTCACCCCCGGCATCGTCGTCGACGGCGAACTCGTCACCAACAACCTCGTCGACATCAACCTCGGCCTGCGCATCATGCTCGGCAGCTCCTTCTACGAGGACTGGGTCAACGAGGACCCCTTCGTCACCCGTGACCCGCTCGGCAACCCCGTCGACATGCGCCACCCCTGGAACCAGACGACCGTCCCGGTCCCGCAGAAGCGCGACTTCGACGGCAACTACAGCTGGGTGATGAGCCCCCGCTGGCTCGACCCGCGCACCGGCGACCACCTCGCCCTGGACACCGGCGGCGGCCCGCTGGCCCGCCTGTGGTCCACCGCGCTCAGCGGCATCGTCGACACCCCGTACGTCAAGGCCACCGGCGACAGCGTCCGTATCTCCCTGCCCAAGGGCGAGAGCCTGCCGGAGACCACCCTGGAATGGCGCATCCCGAAGTGGAGCAACACCATCGAACGGGACCGCGCCCGGCCCTACTTCGTCGCCTACGCGGCCGCCATGTCGCTGCAGTTCCTCGAGGAGGCCATGGGCCTCGTCCGCTCCGGCGACACCAAGGTGTTCGAGAACTACGAGGTGCCCGACGAGGCGATCGGCTGCGGCTTCCACGAGGCGGTGCGCGGCGTCCTCTCCCACCACCTGGTGATCAAGGACAAGAAGATCGCCAACTACCACCCGTACCCGCCCACCCCGTGGAACGCCAGCCCCCGCGACATGTACGGCACACCCGGCCCGTACGAGGACGCCGTGCAGGGACAGCCGATCTTCGAGGAGAACGGCCCCGACGACTTCAAGGGCGTCGACATCATGCGCACCGTCCGCAGCTTCGACCCCTGTCTGCCGTGCGGCGTCCACATGTACGTCGGCAAGGGCAAGACGCTGACCACGATGCACTCCCCGACGTACGGGGCGAGCCATGGATGA
- a CDS encoding EF-hand domain-containing protein, whose translation MSDKARRLFEALDLDESGTLTRAEVIVALRSKGPSLAASGDLPPWGLGDENDSSALFDAADLNGDEVVTLEEFATVVDRRFGWRDQ comes from the coding sequence ATGAGCGACAAGGCACGGCGGCTGTTCGAGGCCCTGGACCTCGACGAGAGCGGGACGCTGACCCGCGCGGAGGTCATCGTCGCGCTGCGGTCCAAGGGCCCTTCGCTGGCCGCCTCGGGGGATCTGCCGCCCTGGGGTCTGGGGGACGAGAACGACTCGTCCGCGCTGTTCGACGCCGCCGACCTGAACGGCGACGAGGTGGTGACGCTGGAGGAGTTCGCGACGGTGGTCGACCGCCGGTTCGGCTGGCGGGACCAGTGA
- a CDS encoding hydrogenase expression protein HypE: MTTHSSTTEVAGEPARGEDRQGFDEITILWISEGMSCDGDTVSLTAADQPSIEDLVLGLIPGLPKVNLVNKVLSPSLGGEDFLAPYRAAARGDLAPFILVIEGSVPNQNIIEGDGYWTSFGNDPETGEPQTLNSWIDQLAPKAWAVVAAGTCATFGGIHAMAGNPTGSMGLADYLGWDYRSQGGLPVVNVPGCPIQPENFMETLIWVLYHAAGSAPPPPLDHMLRPQWLFGKTVHEGCDRGSYYEQASFAKDYNSPKCLVKTGCWGPVVNCNVPKRGWMAGIGGCPNVGGICIGCTMPGFPDAFMPFMDEPPGGTLSSLAIKPYGAVIRRLRGVTNELVNHEPRWRHNKRKLTSGYDPHWRP; encoded by the coding sequence ATGACGACGCACAGCAGCACCACCGAGGTCGCGGGCGAACCCGCGCGCGGCGAGGACCGGCAGGGCTTCGACGAGATCACCATCCTGTGGATCTCCGAGGGCATGAGCTGCGACGGCGACACGGTCTCCCTGACCGCCGCCGACCAGCCGTCCATCGAGGACCTGGTGCTCGGCCTGATCCCCGGGCTGCCGAAGGTCAACCTGGTCAACAAGGTGCTCTCGCCGAGCCTGGGCGGCGAGGACTTCCTCGCCCCCTACCGGGCGGCGGCGCGCGGCGACCTGGCCCCGTTCATCCTCGTCATCGAGGGGTCGGTCCCCAACCAGAACATCATCGAGGGCGACGGCTACTGGACGTCGTTCGGCAACGACCCGGAGACCGGTGAGCCGCAGACCCTGAACTCGTGGATCGACCAGCTCGCGCCGAAGGCGTGGGCGGTGGTCGCCGCCGGGACCTGCGCCACCTTCGGCGGCATCCACGCCATGGCCGGCAACCCGACCGGCTCCATGGGCCTCGCCGACTACCTGGGCTGGGACTACCGCTCGCAGGGCGGCCTCCCTGTGGTGAACGTGCCCGGCTGCCCCATCCAGCCGGAGAACTTCATGGAGACCCTGATCTGGGTCCTCTACCACGCGGCCGGTTCGGCGCCCCCGCCGCCGCTGGACCACATGCTGCGCCCGCAGTGGCTGTTCGGGAAGACCGTCCACGAGGGCTGCGACCGCGGCTCGTACTACGAGCAGGCGAGCTTCGCGAAGGACTACAACTCGCCCAAGTGCCTGGTGAAGACGGGCTGCTGGGGCCCGGTCGTCAACTGCAACGTGCCCAAGCGGGGCTGGATGGCCGGCATCGGCGGCTGCCCGAACGTCGGCGGCATCTGCATCGGCTGCACGATGCCCGGCTTCCCCGACGCCTTCATGCCGTTCATGGACGAGCCGCCCGGCGGCACCCTGTCGTCGCTCGCCATCAAGCCGTACGGCGCCGTCATCCGCCGCCTGCGCGGGGTGACCAACGAACTCGTCAACCACGAGCCCAGGTGGCGGCACAACAAGCGCAAGCTCACCAGCGGCTACGACCCGCACTGGCGGCCCTGA